A single genomic interval of Sphingopyxis sp. CCNWLW2 harbors:
- a CDS encoding methylamine dehydrogenase light chain — MSGLDKFSEKMTRRVARATSRRSLLTLIGGALTGAAVIPVLPVSRAQAQGHGHGGGGDPVAPQTTGNPQDPGDQTQCDYWRYCAIDGFLCSCCGGTASSCPPGTEMSPITWIGTCQNPADNRAYIISYNDCCGKSSCGRCLCNRNERDRPMVRPQANNDINWCLGTSSAIYNCSTAVILGVALEPQ, encoded by the coding sequence ATGTCGGGATTGGACAAATTTTCGGAAAAGATGACGCGGCGGGTCGCGCGCGCGACGTCGCGGCGCAGTCTGCTGACGCTGATCGGCGGCGCGCTAACCGGCGCGGCGGTGATCCCGGTGCTGCCGGTGTCGCGCGCGCAGGCCCAGGGGCATGGCCATGGCGGCGGCGGCGATCCGGTCGCGCCGCAAACCACAGGCAATCCACAGGATCCGGGCGACCAGACGCAATGCGATTACTGGCGCTATTGCGCGATCGACGGGTTCCTGTGCAGCTGCTGCGGCGGCACGGCGTCGAGCTGTCCGCCGGGCACCGAAATGTCGCCCATCACCTGGATCGGCACCTGCCAGAACCCCGCCGACAATCGCGCCTATATCATCAGCTACAACGACTGTTGCGGCAAATCCTCGTGCGGGCGCTGCCTGTGCAACCGTAACGAGCGCGACCGGCCGATGGTACGCCCACAGGCGAACAACGACATCAACTGGTGTCTCGGCACGTCGAGCGCGATCTACAACTGCTCGACCGCCGTCATCCTCGGCGTCGCGCTGGAGCCGCAATGA
- a CDS encoding TonB-dependent receptor — protein sequence MTKGTTRSAARPMLALLLAGVSAPALAQEAAAPTATDAAAAETVDGTDIVVTAQKRSERLQDVPIAVSAIGGDSLERQRVTQADELAGKIVNLQLTSTVGDNTPIFALRGVSMSDYSLNQASPVAIYYDEVYKGNFAFLGVAMYDLERVEVLRGPQGTLYGKNTTGGAVNLISRTPVLGDTEGYLNLGYGNYDRYEANGALSVPLGETVAARVAFTFARADGWFKNQLPGEPDLASVREYGVRGSLLFEPSDGARFVLRASTSYQNPRNYGIYAQPEAVNRPGLGRREIEANVTDRRRARTWSVSLSGTVDLSDTLAITSVTSWDKGRLAFYEDTDGNATELLEIPYTDRATQFAQDLRLTSDFGGPFNFILGAYFNREKVYNETTFEIGKDIDSDGLPGVTDADCAIGFPLGCLFRNSFDQVKKSYAVYSDMSFELTDQLTLRGGIRFTHDKGTQSNFEANAFGPNGVLVMNLIPPSRLAYSTENLSGKIGADFKINPDVMVYGNYSRGYRAPSFNAQAFFDPSELSVAKAEKIDAFELGLKSQFADRRVTLNMAAFHYTYSNQQFINIDPATAAQTLLNIPRSRILGGEAELTVRATDMVTLRGGLGLLDTKIKRGTVSGADVSGNRLSNAPKLTFTGGFDVTAMDNSSGKLSLHGDINYSSSQYFEVLNIARLRQDSYVLLAGHIDWESADGRWTASVWGKNLTNKFYFTSRVDLLAGFGFDYNHVGTPRTYGVTVGVKF from the coding sequence ATGACCAAGGGAACCACGCGAAGCGCTGCTCGTCCGATGCTTGCGCTCCTGCTGGCGGGTGTATCGGCGCCCGCGCTCGCGCAGGAAGCAGCCGCTCCAACCGCCACCGATGCCGCGGCCGCCGAAACGGTCGATGGCACCGACATTGTCGTCACCGCGCAGAAACGATCCGAACGCTTGCAGGACGTCCCGATCGCGGTCAGCGCCATCGGCGGGGATTCGCTAGAGCGGCAGCGCGTGACGCAGGCCGACGAACTTGCGGGCAAGATCGTCAACCTCCAGCTCACCTCGACGGTCGGCGACAATACGCCGATCTTCGCGCTGCGCGGCGTGTCGATGTCCGACTACAGCCTCAACCAGGCGAGTCCGGTCGCGATCTATTATGACGAGGTCTACAAGGGCAATTTCGCCTTCCTCGGCGTTGCGATGTACGACCTTGAGCGCGTCGAGGTGCTGCGCGGGCCGCAGGGAACGCTCTATGGCAAGAACACCACGGGCGGCGCGGTCAACCTGATCAGCCGGACGCCGGTGCTCGGCGATACCGAGGGCTATCTGAACCTCGGCTATGGCAATTACGATCGCTACGAAGCCAATGGCGCCCTGAGCGTGCCGCTCGGCGAGACGGTGGCGGCGCGCGTCGCCTTCACCTTTGCGCGCGCCGATGGCTGGTTCAAGAACCAGCTTCCCGGCGAGCCCGATCTTGCGAGCGTGCGCGAATATGGCGTGCGTGGATCGCTGCTATTCGAGCCGAGCGACGGTGCGCGGTTCGTGTTGCGTGCGTCGACCAGTTACCAGAATCCGCGCAATTATGGCATTTATGCCCAGCCCGAAGCGGTGAACCGGCCGGGACTCGGGCGGCGCGAGATCGAGGCGAACGTCACCGACCGCCGCCGCGCGCGCACCTGGTCGGTCTCGCTGAGCGGCACGGTCGACCTCTCCGACACGCTCGCGATCACCAGCGTCACCTCGTGGGACAAGGGGCGGCTGGCTTTCTATGAGGACACCGACGGCAACGCGACCGAGCTGCTCGAAATCCCCTATACCGACCGCGCGACGCAATTCGCGCAGGATCTGCGCCTGACCAGCGATTTCGGGGGACCGTTCAACTTCATTCTCGGCGCCTATTTCAACCGCGAGAAAGTCTATAACGAGACGACGTTCGAGATCGGCAAGGATATAGATTCCGACGGGCTGCCGGGGGTCACCGACGCCGATTGCGCGATCGGCTTCCCCTTGGGCTGCCTGTTCCGCAACAGCTTCGACCAGGTCAAGAAGAGCTATGCCGTCTATTCGGACATGAGTTTCGAGCTTACGGACCAGCTCACCTTGCGTGGCGGCATCCGCTTCACGCACGACAAGGGCACGCAGAGCAATTTCGAGGCCAACGCCTTCGGTCCCAACGGGGTGCTGGTGATGAACCTGATCCCGCCGTCGCGGCTCGCCTACAGCACCGAAAATCTGTCGGGCAAGATCGGCGCCGATTTCAAGATCAACCCCGATGTGATGGTCTATGGCAATTACAGCCGCGGTTACCGCGCGCCGAGCTTCAACGCGCAGGCCTTTTTCGATCCGTCCGAACTGTCGGTCGCGAAAGCTGAAAAGATCGACGCATTCGAGCTAGGCCTCAAGAGCCAGTTCGCCGACCGCCGCGTCACGCTCAACATGGCGGCGTTCCACTATACCTACAGCAACCAGCAGTTCATCAATATCGATCCCGCGACCGCGGCGCAGACTTTGCTCAATATCCCGCGCTCGCGGATTCTGGGAGGCGAGGCCGAGCTGACCGTCCGCGCGACCGACATGGTGACGCTGCGCGGCGGCCTTGGCCTGCTCGATACGAAGATCAAGCGCGGCACCGTCAGCGGCGCCGATGTCAGCGGCAATCGGCTGTCGAACGCGCCCAAGCTGACCTTCACGGGCGGCTTTGACGTCACCGCGATGGACAACAGCAGCGGCAAGCTGAGCCTGCACGGCGACATCAACTATTCGTCGAGCCAATATTTCGAGGTGCTCAACATCGCCCGACTGCGGCAGGATAGCTACGTCCTCCTCGCCGGGCATATCGACTGGGAATCGGCCGACGGGCGCTGGACGGCATCGGTGTGGGGCAAGAACCTTACCAATAAATTCTACTTCACCTCGCGCGTCGACCTGCTCGCGGGCTTCGGTTTCGACTATAACCATGTCGGGACTCCGCGAACCTATGGCGTGACCGTGGGCGTCAAATTCTGA
- a CDS encoding cytochrome C, translating to MKWLAVPALIVATGAAVATPAWSGPETIPGVTNPARARQNWILSCQGCHRADATGTPQTTPTMAGFVAKFLHLPGGREYLVRVPGVATAALSDADLAEVVNWSLVRFDAANVPADFKPYTPAEVGQLRRKPLRAEAMAVRAGMVARMSEEKQQK from the coding sequence ATGAAATGGCTGGCCGTTCCCGCGCTGATCGTGGCGACCGGGGCGGCCGTGGCAACCCCGGCGTGGAGCGGGCCCGAGACGATCCCGGGCGTGACCAATCCGGCGCGCGCGCGGCAGAACTGGATCCTCTCGTGCCAGGGATGCCACCGGGCCGATGCGACGGGGACGCCGCAAACGACGCCGACGATGGCCGGCTTCGTCGCGAAGTTCCTGCACCTGCCCGGCGGGCGCGAATATCTGGTGCGCGTGCCGGGCGTCGCAACCGCGGCGCTGTCCGATGCCGACCTCGCCGAAGTGGTGAACTGGTCGCTCGTGCGGTTCGATGCCGCGAACGTCCCGGCGGATTTCAAACCTTATACGCCTGCCGAAGTGGGGCAGCTGCGGCGGAAACCGCTGCGAGCGGAAGCAATGGCGGTGCGCGCGGGCATGGTCGCGCGCATGTCCGAGGAAAAACAACAGAAATAG
- a CDS encoding redoxin family protein, producing MTGFFLASQILLWIAVAVLGVLVAALARQVGVLHERIAPAGALTLHQKVNVGDKAPEMTLRTLEGKDVAIGGKRERRGQLIFFLSPDCPVCKTLLPVVRSARGAERGWLDVVLASDGEPAAHRRLVMAEGLAGFDYVLSEELGRSLGVSKLPYAVLIDEAGNIASLGLVNNREHLESLFEAKERRVASIQEYLARG from the coding sequence ATGACCGGATTTTTCCTTGCCTCGCAAATCCTGCTGTGGATCGCGGTCGCGGTACTCGGCGTTCTCGTCGCGGCGCTCGCGCGGCAGGTTGGGGTACTCCACGAACGCATCGCGCCCGCGGGTGCGCTGACGCTGCACCAGAAGGTGAATGTCGGCGACAAGGCGCCCGAAATGACACTGCGGACGCTCGAAGGAAAGGACGTTGCGATCGGCGGCAAGCGCGAGCGGCGCGGCCAGCTCATCTTCTTTCTCTCGCCCGATTGCCCGGTGTGCAAGACGCTGTTGCCCGTCGTCCGCTCGGCGAGGGGCGCCGAGCGCGGCTGGCTCGACGTCGTGCTCGCGAGCGACGGCGAGCCCGCCGCGCATCGCCGGCTGGTGATGGCCGAGGGGCTGGCCGGGTTCGACTATGTCCTGTCGGAAGAGCTCGGCCGGTCACTCGGCGTGTCGAAGCTCCCCTATGCAGTGCTGATCGACGAGGCGGGCAACATCGCCTCGCTCGGCCTCGTCAACAATCGCGAGCATCTCGAAAGCCTGTTCGAGGCCAAGGAACGCCGCGTCGCATCCATTCAGGAATATCTCGCGCGCGGATGA
- a CDS encoding MauE/DoxX family redox-associated membrane protein, whose amino-acid sequence MSAVFSVLALFLATVLAVAAAHKLAERARLTRATAGLLRLAPALAMPVTMAAAAVEFAAALALLLPASRPAGALLAALLWAGYGAALLAARRRGEGGIDCGCDFGARRSGIGRFTIGRAFALAAAALALFVSPAGGGGIDIQSVFAALAFVALLFAAGEIAHLPANSRSAAR is encoded by the coding sequence ATGTCGGCCGTCTTTTCGGTTCTCGCGCTGTTCCTCGCGACCGTGCTCGCGGTGGCGGCGGCGCACAAGCTGGCCGAGCGGGCGCGGCTGACGCGGGCGACCGCCGGGTTGCTGCGACTTGCCCCGGCGCTTGCGATGCCTGTGACGATGGCGGCCGCGGCGGTCGAGTTCGCCGCGGCGCTGGCGCTGCTTCTTCCCGCGTCGCGGCCGGCGGGTGCGCTGCTCGCCGCCTTGCTGTGGGCCGGATATGGCGCCGCGCTGCTCGCGGCGCGGCGGCGCGGCGAGGGCGGTATCGATTGCGGCTGCGACTTCGGTGCGCGGCGGAGCGGTATCGGCCGCTTCACGATCGGCCGCGCTTTCGCGCTCGCCGCCGCCGCGCTCGCACTTTTCGTCTCTCCCGCAGGGGGCGGCGGCATCGACATCCAGTCGGTTTTCGCCGCCCTCGCCTTTGTCGCGCTGCTCTTCGCGGCCGGCGAAATCGCCCATCTTCCCGCCAACAGCCGGAGTGCCGCCCGATGA
- a CDS encoding AMP-binding protein encodes MSEAFDWNPPAHYNFARDAIDRLARERPHDRAMLWTDAAGTVVDRSFAELSEHSARAAAVLKAAGVGRGDTVLILMSREIEWWELMLACLRLGAIASPGTVQLTPKDIAYRCEAADARCIVAGVDVAPRVDETPVDAAIPLIHVGGARPGWIDYTQAKSAIEPLPDIADTAFDDPALCYFTSGTTGQPKMTIHGAGYPLAHEITGRFWLDLGPGDLHWNMSDTGWAKAAWSSLFAPWLMGAAIFVNHAPGFDPAAAMDLLERHPVTTLCAPPTAYRMFVRADLGGRSFPRLRHCVSAGEPLNPEVIDLWKKATGLDIHDGYGQTETVLLCCNRAGAARQGAMGRPTPGIDLAVIGHDGAILPPDEEGDIALRVGEERPPGLFLGYRGDPDRTASVFRDGWYLTGDRATVDADGFFWFVGRADDVILSSGYRIGPFEVESVLFEHEAVAESAVVASPDPTRGEVVKAFIVLAAGHSPSDALAKALQDHVKAATAPYKYPRRIEFVSSLPKTVSGKIRRKELRDNEFKKADA; translated from the coding sequence ATGAGCGAGGCTTTCGACTGGAATCCGCCGGCGCACTATAATTTCGCGCGCGACGCGATTGACCGGCTGGCGCGTGAAAGGCCGCATGATCGCGCGATGCTGTGGACCGATGCGGCGGGGACGGTCGTCGACCGCAGCTTCGCCGAGCTGTCGGAACATAGCGCGCGCGCTGCCGCGGTGTTGAAGGCGGCGGGGGTCGGGCGCGGCGACACGGTGCTGATCCTGATGTCGCGCGAGATCGAATGGTGGGAACTGATGCTCGCGTGCTTGCGGCTTGGCGCGATCGCCTCGCCGGGGACGGTGCAGCTCACGCCGAAGGACATCGCCTATCGCTGCGAGGCGGCCGACGCGCGCTGCATCGTCGCCGGCGTCGACGTCGCGCCGCGCGTCGACGAAACACCGGTCGATGCCGCGATCCCGCTCATTCATGTCGGCGGCGCCCGTCCGGGCTGGATCGATTATACGCAAGCCAAGTCGGCCATCGAGCCGCTGCCGGACATTGCCGATACCGCGTTCGACGACCCCGCGCTCTGCTATTTCACCAGCGGCACGACGGGCCAGCCGAAGATGACGATCCACGGCGCGGGCTATCCGCTCGCGCACGAGATTACCGGGCGCTTCTGGCTCGACCTTGGTCCCGGCGACCTGCACTGGAACATGTCGGACACCGGCTGGGCGAAGGCGGCGTGGAGCAGCCTGTTCGCGCCGTGGCTGATGGGCGCCGCGATCTTCGTCAACCATGCGCCGGGGTTCGACCCTGCCGCTGCGATGGACCTGCTCGAACGCCACCCGGTGACGACATTGTGCGCCCCTCCGACCGCCTATCGCATGTTCGTGCGTGCCGATTTGGGCGGCCGGAGCTTCCCCCGGCTTCGCCACTGCGTCAGCGCGGGCGAGCCGCTCAATCCCGAGGTGATCGACCTGTGGAAGAAAGCGACCGGGCTCGATATCCACGATGGTTACGGGCAGACCGAAACGGTGCTGCTCTGCTGCAATCGCGCGGGTGCGGCGCGGCAGGGCGCGATGGGGCGGCCGACGCCCGGCATCGATCTCGCGGTGATCGGGCACGACGGCGCGATATTGCCGCCGGACGAGGAGGGCGACATTGCGCTGCGGGTCGGCGAAGAACGTCCGCCCGGCCTGTTTCTCGGCTATCGCGGCGACCCTGACCGCACCGCGAGCGTGTTCCGCGATGGCTGGTATCTGACCGGCGATCGCGCGACGGTCGATGCCGACGGCTTTTTCTGGTTCGTCGGGCGCGCTGACGATGTCATCCTCTCGTCGGGTTATCGTATCGGGCCGTTCGAGGTCGAAAGTGTGCTGTTCGAGCATGAGGCGGTCGCGGAGAGCGCCGTGGTCGCCAGCCCCGATCCGACGCGCGGCGAAGTCGTGAAAGCCTTCATCGTCCTGGCGGCGGGGCACAGTCCGTCGGACGCGCTCGCCAAGGCGTTGCAGGACCATGTGAAGGCGGCGACCGCGCCCTATAAATATCCGCGCCGCATCGAGTTTGTGAGCAGCCTGCCCAAGACGGTCAGCGGTAAGATCCGGCGTAAGGAATTACGCGACAATGAGTTCAAGAAGGCGGATGCATGA
- a CDS encoding aldehyde dehydrogenase family protein — translation MSDYKMLIGGRLVDGDHAMDVINPATEEIFATVARASERQADEAIEAAAAAFPGWAETPMAERQAKVSQLADAIVANADRFARALTQEQGKPLAEAQGEIAWAEGYLRHYATLEIAERTIQDDASGLIQVRRKPLGVVAGIIAWNFPLLVACWKIGPAVIAGNSIVLKPAPTTPVTALMLGELCHDIFPAGVVNIITDANDLGGYLTADPRIAKVGFTGSTATGKKIMASAADGLKRLTLELGGNDPGIVLDDVDVRATAQGIFNAAFLNCGQVCLAIKRAYVHDSIYDAMCDELARLAEAAVVDDGLAQGAQIGPIQNKAQYEKVKAFLDSARKDGTIVAGGEIIDRAGYFLRPTIVRDVTDGHEIVDEEQFGPILPVIRFSDVDDVVARANASPYGLGASVWSRDIDRALAVANRIESGSVWVNQHVAIGPHIPMAGVKSSGLGVEQSEEGLAEYTQLSVINVARGG, via the coding sequence ATGTCCGACTATAAGATGCTGATCGGCGGACGGCTGGTCGACGGCGACCACGCGATGGACGTCATCAACCCCGCGACCGAGGAGATATTCGCCACCGTAGCGCGGGCGTCGGAGCGGCAGGCTGACGAAGCGATCGAGGCCGCTGCGGCGGCTTTCCCCGGATGGGCCGAAACCCCGATGGCCGAGCGGCAAGCGAAGGTCAGCCAGCTGGCCGATGCGATCGTCGCGAATGCCGACCGGTTCGCGCGCGCGCTGACGCAGGAACAGGGCAAGCCGCTCGCCGAGGCGCAGGGTGAGATCGCGTGGGCCGAAGGTTATCTTCGCCACTATGCGACGCTCGAGATCGCCGAGCGGACGATCCAGGACGATGCGAGCGGGCTGATTCAGGTGCGCCGGAAGCCGCTCGGCGTTGTCGCGGGCATCATCGCGTGGAACTTCCCGCTGCTCGTCGCCTGCTGGAAGATCGGCCCCGCGGTGATCGCGGGCAACAGTATCGTGCTCAAGCCTGCGCCGACGACGCCGGTGACGGCGCTGATGCTCGGCGAACTCTGCCACGACATCTTCCCAGCCGGGGTGGTAAACATCATCACCGACGCCAATGACCTTGGCGGTTATCTCACCGCCGACCCGCGCATCGCCAAGGTCGGCTTCACCGGATCGACCGCAACGGGCAAGAAGATCATGGCGAGCGCCGCCGACGGGCTCAAGCGGCTGACGCTCGAACTCGGCGGCAACGACCCTGGGATCGTGCTCGACGATGTCGATGTGCGCGCCACCGCGCAGGGGATTTTCAACGCCGCTTTCCTCAATTGCGGACAGGTGTGCCTCGCGATCAAGCGCGCCTATGTCCACGACAGCATCTATGATGCGATGTGCGACGAACTGGCGCGGCTCGCCGAGGCGGCGGTGGTCGACGACGGGCTGGCGCAGGGCGCGCAGATCGGGCCGATTCAGAACAAGGCACAATATGAAAAGGTGAAGGCCTTCCTCGACAGCGCGCGCAAGGACGGCACGATCGTCGCGGGCGGCGAGATCATCGACCGCGCGGGCTATTTCCTGCGCCCGACGATCGTCCGCGACGTCACTGACGGCCATGAAATCGTCGACGAGGAACAGTTCGGCCCGATCCTGCCGGTGATCCGCTTTTCGGACGTCGACGATGTCGTCGCGCGCGCCAATGCGTCGCCCTATGGCCTCGGCGCGTCGGTGTGGTCGCGCGATATCGATCGCGCGCTGGCGGTCGCGAACCGGATCGAGAGTGGATCGGTGTGGGTGAACCAGCATGTCGCGATCGGCCCGCATATTCCGATGGCGGGCGTCAAGTCCTCGGGGCTCGGCGTCGAGCAGTCGGAGGAGGGGCTTGCCGAATATACGCAATTGTCGGTGATCAACGTGGCGCGCGGCGGATGA
- a CDS encoding cytochrome c encodes MRRFAFTLMLAGLAATGPALAADDGATIYKRCAACHLGNGAGVPGAFPPLKTDVRSLGATAAGRRYLALVVIRGVSGPITVEGKAYRGTMPAQAGLNDAQVAAVLNHVVRGGSAKPFTPREIAGYRAGSAGLNSAAVGRLQPKVGGK; translated from the coding sequence ATGCGGCGGTTTGCCTTCACCCTGATGCTCGCGGGACTGGCCGCAACCGGCCCCGCGCTGGCGGCCGACGATGGCGCGACGATCTACAAGCGTTGCGCGGCGTGCCACCTTGGCAATGGCGCGGGGGTTCCGGGCGCATTCCCGCCGCTGAAGACCGATGTGCGTTCGCTTGGTGCGACCGCTGCGGGACGCCGCTATCTCGCGCTGGTCGTGATCCGCGGCGTGTCGGGACCGATCACCGTCGAAGGGAAGGCCTATCGCGGGACGATGCCCGCGCAGGCCGGCCTCAACGATGCGCAGGTGGCGGCGGTGCTCAACCATGTCGTTCGCGGCGGATCGGCCAAACCCTTCACGCCGCGCGAGATCGCGGGATATCGTGCCGGCAGCGCGGGCCTCAACTCTGCCGCGGTCGGTCGGCTGCAGCCGAAGGTCGGCGGCAAATGA
- a CDS encoding AMP-binding protein, giving the protein MIDSFVRGDTSGSLIEMTIGDCFDRTAARHPDGEALVVRHQDVRWTWRELRARVDAVAAGLIARGLKPGDRVGIWAPNCAEWVIVQFATAKAGLILVNINPAYRIAEVEYALRKVGCAALILAASHKSSDYVAMIGELAPELAASAPGMLKTARLPDLRLVVVLGEAEHGGCLPFAALASADTAVLSDIRLDPGMAVNIQFTSGTTGFPKGATLSHRSILNNGAFVGARIGLSIADRLCIPVPLYHCFGMVMGNLACMVHGATMVYPAEAFDPQAVLEAVEAERCTALYGVPTMFIAALQHPEFDRFDLSSLRTGIMAGSPCPMAVMREVIERMHMAEVTIAYGMTETSPVSFQSDTDDPLDLRVSTVGRVQPHLEVKLIDLAGEVVPGGQTGELCTRGYSVMLGYWDDAERTADAIDDDGWMHTGDLAVIDAAGYCRIVGRIKDMVIRGGENIYPREIEEFLMGHPDIADVQGVGIPDEKYGEELCVWIIPRAGVELSEGDVRAHCRGRIAHYKIPRHILFVDAFPMTVTGKVQKFAMRERTLELLNG; this is encoded by the coding sequence ATGATCGACAGTTTCGTTCGCGGTGACACGAGCGGTTCGCTGATCGAGATGACGATCGGCGACTGTTTCGACCGCACCGCCGCGCGCCATCCCGATGGCGAGGCGCTGGTCGTCCGGCATCAGGATGTGCGCTGGACCTGGCGCGAGCTCAGGGCGCGGGTCGATGCGGTGGCGGCGGGGCTGATCGCGCGCGGGCTGAAACCCGGTGACCGGGTGGGCATCTGGGCGCCCAATTGCGCCGAATGGGTGATCGTCCAGTTCGCGACCGCAAAGGCGGGGCTGATCCTCGTCAACATCAACCCGGCGTATCGCATCGCCGAGGTCGAATATGCGCTACGCAAGGTCGGCTGCGCGGCGCTGATCCTCGCGGCCTCGCACAAGAGCAGCGACTATGTCGCGATGATCGGTGAACTCGCGCCCGAGCTTGCGGCATCGGCGCCCGGCATGCTCAAGACGGCGCGGCTTCCGGACCTGCGCCTCGTCGTCGTGCTCGGCGAGGCAGAACATGGGGGCTGCCTGCCGTTCGCGGCGCTCGCGAGCGCGGACACCGCCGTGCTTTCGGACATCCGGCTCGATCCCGGCATGGCGGTCAACATCCAGTTCACCAGCGGCACCACTGGCTTTCCGAAGGGCGCGACGCTGTCGCACCGCAGCATCCTCAACAATGGCGCCTTCGTCGGCGCGCGTATCGGTCTCTCGATCGCCGACCGGCTGTGCATCCCGGTGCCGCTCTATCATTGCTTCGGCATGGTGATGGGCAATCTGGCGTGCATGGTTCACGGTGCGACGATGGTCTATCCGGCCGAGGCCTTCGACCCGCAGGCAGTGCTGGAAGCGGTCGAGGCCGAGCGTTGCACCGCGCTCTATGGCGTGCCGACGATGTTCATCGCGGCGCTCCAGCACCCCGAATTCGACCGCTTCGACCTGTCGTCGTTGCGCACCGGGATCATGGCGGGGTCGCCGTGCCCAATGGCGGTGATGCGCGAAGTGATCGAGCGGATGCACATGGCGGAGGTCACGATCGCCTATGGCATGACCGAGACCAGCCCGGTCAGCTTCCAGAGCGATACCGACGATCCGCTCGACCTCCGCGTGTCGACGGTCGGGCGCGTTCAGCCGCACCTCGAGGTCAAGCTGATCGACCTTGCGGGCGAGGTCGTGCCGGGTGGGCAGACGGGCGAGCTTTGCACGCGCGGCTATTCGGTGATGCTGGGTTATTGGGACGACGCCGAGCGCACCGCCGATGCGATCGACGACGACGGGTGGATGCATACCGGTGACCTCGCGGTGATCGACGCGGCGGGCTATTGCCGGATCGTGGGGCGGATCAAGGATATGGTGATCCGCGGCGGTGAGAATATCTACCCGCGCGAGATCGAGGAATTTCTGATGGGCCACCCCGACATCGCCGACGTGCAGGGCGTCGGTATTCCCGACGAGAAATATGGCGAGGAATTATGCGTCTGGATCATTCCGCGCGCCGGGGTCGAGCTCAGCGAGGGCGACGTGCGCGCGCACTGCCGGGGCCGTATCGCCCACTATAAGATTCCGCGCCACATCCTGTTTGTCGACGCCTTTCCGATGACGGTGACCGGAAAGGTACAGAAGTTCGCGATGCGCGAGCGCACGCTGGAATTGCTGAATGGCTGA